A stretch of Sphingomicrobium flavum DNA encodes these proteins:
- the rsmI gene encoding 16S rRNA (cytidine(1402)-2'-O)-methyltransferase — MNQTFPPGLYIVATPIGNLSDLSPRAAATLAGVDLILAEDKRVTAKLMHHIGAKVPMRAYNDHSDARARDEVLAMLPAKAVALVSDAGTPLISDPGYKLVRAARAAGLNVQTVPGPSAPIAALALAGLPTDRFLFMGFLPAKQKARRDAIAEVKSLRASMVLLESGPRLGACLADLGDLLGPRDAAVVREISKLHEEVASGTLSELAERYADAGPKGEIVIVIGPPPEAAAASDDDLDVALDEALTRLTPSRAAKEVAEALNIPRKRAYARALERSGG; from the coding sequence ATGAACCAGACTTTCCCCCCAGGCCTTTATATCGTGGCCACGCCAATCGGCAATCTTTCCGATTTGAGCCCGCGCGCCGCCGCAACGCTGGCCGGGGTCGATCTGATCCTGGCCGAAGACAAGCGCGTCACCGCCAAGCTGATGCACCATATCGGCGCCAAGGTGCCGATGCGGGCCTATAATGATCATTCGGATGCGCGCGCTCGGGACGAGGTGCTGGCGATGTTGCCCGCCAAGGCGGTTGCGCTGGTCAGCGATGCTGGCACGCCGCTCATCTCCGATCCGGGCTACAAATTGGTGCGCGCGGCGCGGGCGGCAGGGCTCAACGTGCAGACCGTGCCGGGGCCGAGCGCGCCAATTGCCGCGCTGGCGCTGGCGGGCCTGCCGACAGACCGCTTCCTGTTCATGGGCTTCCTGCCCGCCAAGCAGAAAGCGCGGCGCGATGCCATTGCCGAGGTGAAGTCGCTGCGCGCCAGCATGGTCCTGCTCGAAAGCGGGCCGCGGCTTGGCGCCTGTCTGGCAGATCTTGGCGACCTGCTGGGGCCGCGCGATGCTGCGGTGGTGCGCGAGATCAGCAAACTCCACGAAGAGGTAGCGAGCGGGACACTGAGCGAGCTGGCCGAGCGCTATGCCGATGCAGGCCCCAAGGGCGAAATCGTCATCGTCATCGGCCCGCCGCCCGAAGCGGCAGCGGCAAGCGATGATGATCTGGACGTGGCGCTCGATGAAGCGCTGACCCGCCTGACGCCCAGCCGGGCGGCCAAGGAGGTGGCCGAAGCGCTCAATATCCCGCGCAAGCGCGCTTATGCCCGCGCGCTCGAAAGGTCGGGCGGCTGA
- a CDS encoding TadE/TadG family type IV pilus assembly protein — MRKSFIKNEDGAAVVEFALALPILISFIFGIFQLALVFWANAGAQHAMGEAARYATLYPTPTAEQVEDFVASSTFGTHNGTMQTPTVTQNATDGYFDIEIVYTQPTDFIFFEGPVVDIEKAKRVYYSN, encoded by the coding sequence ATGCGCAAATCTTTCATCAAGAATGAGGACGGTGCCGCGGTCGTGGAATTCGCACTGGCGCTGCCGATCCTGATTTCCTTCATCTTCGGGATTTTCCAGCTGGCGCTGGTCTTCTGGGCCAATGCCGGTGCACAGCATGCCATGGGCGAGGCCGCGCGTTACGCGACGCTTTATCCCACGCCGACCGCCGAGCAGGTTGAGGATTTCGTCGCCAGCAGCACGTTCGGGACGCACAACGGCACGATGCAGACGCCGACCGTCACGCAAAATGCGACCGACGGCTATTTCGACATCGAGATCGTCTACACCCAGCCGACCGACTTCATCTTCTTCGAAGGGCCCGTCGTCGACATTGAGAAGGCGAAGCGCGTCTATTATTCCAATTAA
- a CDS encoding YraN family protein, giving the protein MAALYLRLKGWRILARRARVAGGEVDIVARRGKLVAFVEVKARADEASAAMALDEYRLRRVAAAAEQLAPKYLRDGDDMRIDAIFVLPRRWPKHLENVWTG; this is encoded by the coding sequence CTGGCCGCGCTTTACCTGCGCCTCAAGGGCTGGCGCATCCTGGCGCGGCGTGCGCGCGTAGCGGGCGGCGAGGTCGATATCGTGGCGCGGCGGGGAAAATTGGTCGCGTTCGTGGAGGTCAAGGCGCGCGCCGATGAAGCCTCTGCGGCCATGGCGCTCGATGAATATCGCCTGCGCCGGGTCGCGGCGGCGGCCGAGCAATTGGCGCCCAAATATCTGCGCGATGGCGATGATATGCGGATCGATGCCATCTTCGTCCTGCCCCGCCGCTGGCCCAAACATCTTGAGAATGTATGGACCGGGTGA
- a CDS encoding TadE/TadG family type IV pilus assembly protein — MMTNISKLMRDDRGTSVVELAIVAPVLAGLLVGMVDISSAYSAKLNAEQAAQSAIEKVFQKSADTTVVNTLVTEASTLAGVPADKVTTDEWVECDGERQESFDATCGTNEDEARYLSVSVTATYSPFFPTTFGTSVNADGDYEFTGVAAIRTS, encoded by the coding sequence ATGATGACCAACATTTCCAAGCTCATGCGAGACGATCGCGGTACGTCGGTTGTCGAACTGGCGATCGTGGCGCCGGTCCTGGCCGGACTGCTGGTCGGCATGGTCGATATTTCCAGCGCCTATTCGGCCAAGCTCAATGCCGAACAGGCCGCACAGTCGGCGATCGAGAAGGTGTTCCAGAAGTCCGCCGACACCACGGTTGTCAACACGCTGGTGACCGAAGCATCGACGCTCGCCGGGGTGCCCGCCGACAAAGTGACGACTGATGAATGGGTCGAATGCGACGGTGAGCGGCAGGAAAGCTTCGATGCCACCTGCGGCACGAACGAGGACGAGGCGCGCTATCTGAGCGTGTCGGTCACCGCAACCTACTCGCCATTCTTTCCCACCACCTTCGGGACGTCAGTCAACGCTGATGGCGACTATGAATTCACCGGCGTGGCCGCCATCCGGACAAGTTAG
- the hemW gene encoding radical SAM family heme chaperone HemW gives MTSIASPAKMNSASTDDVPLALYVHWPFCVVKCPYCDFNSHVRDGVDHEAWRAALLADLRHEADLLPGRRLGSIFFGGGTPSLMEPETVRAVIDAATGHWAVTDDLEITLEANPNSAEAEKFADLASAGVNRLSLGLQSFDDAALRLLGRAHDAAEGLAALEAAQSAVNRVSFDIITALPGDTPEVWAARLDKALSLGTEHLSLYQLTIEPGTRFETMVRKGEFTPIDEEMGALLFELTQAMTEAAGMPAYEISNHARPGAESRHNLMYWRYHDYAGIGPGAHGRRLGQRTMRHRKPENFMSAVARNGHGLVEEAALTREEAAHEALVMGLRLAEGIDPAALAARIGVDRIVDQAAVDRLVKLGLLTSGERLQLTPAGRLLLDSILAEIAA, from the coding sequence ATGACCAGCATTGCTAGCCCCGCAAAGATGAACAGCGCCTCAACGGACGATGTGCCGCTGGCGCTTTACGTCCACTGGCCTTTCTGCGTCGTCAAATGCCCCTATTGCGACTTCAACAGCCATGTTCGTGACGGGGTGGATCATGAGGCGTGGCGCGCGGCCTTGCTGGCGGATCTGCGCCATGAAGCCGACCTGCTGCCGGGGCGGCGGTTGGGCAGCATCTTCTTTGGCGGTGGGACGCCATCGCTGATGGAGCCCGAAACGGTGCGCGCGGTGATCGATGCAGCGACGGGTCATTGGGCAGTGACGGACGATCTGGAAATCACGCTGGAGGCCAATCCCAACAGCGCCGAAGCCGAAAAATTCGCCGATCTGGCGTCAGCGGGAGTCAATCGGCTGAGCTTGGGGCTGCAAAGCTTCGATGATGCGGCTTTGCGCTTGCTCGGTCGTGCGCATGACGCGGCGGAGGGACTGGCGGCGCTGGAGGCAGCGCAATCGGCGGTCAATCGTGTCAGCTTCGACATCATCACCGCGCTGCCCGGCGACACGCCGGAAGTCTGGGCGGCGCGGCTCGACAAGGCACTCTCGCTCGGCACCGAACATCTCTCGCTCTACCAGCTCACCATCGAGCCCGGCACGCGCTTCGAGACCATGGTGCGCAAGGGCGAATTCACCCCCATCGACGAGGAAATGGGCGCTTTACTGTTCGAGCTGACGCAGGCAATGACCGAGGCAGCGGGGATGCCGGCCTATGAAATCTCAAACCATGCCCGTCCGGGCGCGGAGAGCCGGCACAATCTCATGTACTGGCGCTATCATGATTATGCTGGGATCGGGCCGGGTGCGCATGGGCGGCGGCTGGGGCAGCGCACGATGCGCCACCGCAAGCCGGAAAATTTCATGAGCGCGGTAGCGCGTAACGGCCATGGGCTGGTCGAAGAAGCTGCGCTGACACGCGAGGAAGCCGCGCATGAGGCGCTGGTGATGGGCCTGCGGCTTGCCGAGGGGATCGATCCGGCAGCGCTGGCCGCGCGCATCGGGGTCGACCGCATCGTCGATCAGGCGGCCGTGGACCGGCTGGTGAAGCTTGGCCTGCTGACATCTGGCGAGCGGCTGCAACTGACGCCCGCCGGGCGCCTGCTGCTCGACAGCATCCTTGCCGAGATCGCCGCCTAG
- a CDS encoding DedA family protein yields the protein MSDWVVNLIEQAGYLGIAFLMFLETVFPPIPSEVIMSIAGIKAGQGQLSFGWVVAAGTTGAMLGNVFWYLVARALGIVRFKPFIENWGHWLTVSWADVEKAERWFAKHGTFFVFLGRMLPTVRSLVSVPAGLLKMRFKTFFIASTLGTAGWTALLATAGYKLGENFSEIDEYLGPASTAIIVVLGGAYLWRVWTHRKTIGKRNRNG from the coding sequence ATGAGCGACTGGGTTGTCAACCTGATCGAGCAGGCGGGATATCTGGGCATCGCTTTCCTGATGTTCCTGGAAACCGTCTTCCCGCCCATCCCGTCGGAAGTCATCATGTCGATTGCCGGGATCAAGGCGGGCCAGGGGCAATTGAGCTTCGGCTGGGTCGTCGCCGCGGGCACGACCGGCGCAATGCTGGGCAATGTCTTCTGGTATCTGGTCGCCCGCGCGCTGGGGATCGTGCGATTCAAGCCCTTCATCGAAAATTGGGGGCATTGGCTCACCGTAAGCTGGGCCGATGTCGAGAAAGCTGAGCGCTGGTTCGCCAAGCATGGCACCTTCTTCGTGTTCCTGGGCCGTATGCTGCCCACGGTACGTAGCCTGGTTTCGGTGCCTGCGGGCCTCTTGAAGATGCGCTTCAAGACCTTCTTCATTGCCTCCACGCTGGGTACAGCGGGCTGGACCGCCCTGCTGGCGACGGCAGGCTACAAATTGGGCGAGAATTTCAGCGAGATCGATGAATATCTGGGCCCGGCATCGACTGCGATCATCGTTGTTTTGGGCGGCGCCTATCTTTGGCGGGTCTGGACCCATCGCAAGACCATCGGGAAACGCAACCGAAACGGATAG
- a CDS encoding penicillin-binding protein activator, with amino-acid sequence MALSPEAPQARRHFLLGAIALGALALAGCQTRPQPVEPGPVTGPAPTQPNLPAGEDRNRVALLVPLSGDNAGVGTSISNAAKMAILDFETAKVRLTIYDTAGAGGAAAAARKAIEDGSGVILGPLLSDNVRAVAPVAKSAGVPVIAFSNDEEVAGDNVYIMGFTPTQSIVRSVRWAADQGAKNYSAIVPSGEYGQRASRAFLSVVDDVNGDVRALEVYNRQRANIDEAVAKVNARGPVDAILIADSGRIASYASSRLQLNGRLMGTELWAAEDDLGKTRSLQGAIYAAVPDGRFDQLVARYRARYNVAPFRLASMGYDATLLVIRASRSEWKFGERFPTRMLRDEGGFEGVDGIFRFDRNGIAQRSLEVRRVTASGTQTADAAPTSF; translated from the coding sequence ATGGCACTGTCCCCCGAAGCTCCGCAAGCGCGTCGTCATTTCCTGCTCGGCGCCATTGCGCTCGGCGCCCTTGCGCTGGCCGGTTGCCAGACCAGGCCGCAGCCAGTCGAGCCGGGACCGGTGACGGGTCCCGCGCCGACTCAACCCAACCTGCCGGCGGGCGAGGATCGCAACCGCGTGGCGCTGCTGGTGCCGCTGTCGGGCGACAATGCAGGGGTGGGAACCAGCATTTCCAATGCCGCCAAGATGGCGATTCTCGATTTCGAGACCGCCAAGGTGCGCCTGACCATCTACGATACGGCGGGCGCAGGCGGCGCTGCCGCCGCGGCGCGCAAGGCGATCGAGGATGGCAGCGGCGTGATTCTCGGCCCACTATTGTCGGACAATGTCCGCGCCGTCGCGCCCGTCGCCAAAAGCGCGGGGGTTCCCGTGATCGCCTTTTCCAACGATGAGGAAGTGGCGGGCGACAATGTCTACATCATGGGCTTCACCCCGACCCAGTCGATCGTCCGTTCGGTCCGCTGGGCCGCCGACCAGGGGGCCAAGAATTATTCGGCCATCGTGCCGAGCGGCGAATATGGCCAGCGCGCCAGCCGCGCTTTCCTGAGCGTCGTGGACGATGTGAATGGCGATGTGCGTGCGCTCGAAGTCTATAATCGCCAGCGCGCCAATATCGATGAAGCGGTGGCCAAGGTGAATGCGCGTGGCCCCGTCGATGCGATTCTGATCGCCGATTCGGGGCGGATCGCTTCCTACGCCTCCTCGCGGTTGCAGTTGAACGGTCGTCTGATGGGAACCGAGCTGTGGGCCGCCGAAGACGATCTGGGCAAGACCCGGTCGCTGCAAGGCGCCATCTATGCCGCCGTGCCCGACGGGCGCTTCGACCAGCTCGTCGCGCGCTACCGCGCCCGCTACAATGTGGCACCCTTTCGCCTGGCCAGCATGGGCTATGACGCCACGCTGCTCGTCATCCGCGCCTCGCGCTCGGAATGGAAATTCGGCGAACGGTTCCCCACCCGCATGCTGCGCGACGAAGGGGGTTTTGAAGGTGTGGACGGCATCTTCCGCTTCGATCGCAACGGCATCGCCCAACGCTCGCTCGAAGTGCGACGCGTGACCGCCAGCGGCACACAGACCGCAGACGCCGCGCCGACCAGCTTCTAG
- a CDS encoding DUF484 domain-containing protein, with amino-acid sequence MGQLISFEGEGVARLRDRLGEAEQARERLIAFARGHCAVTGAIHEAIIEAGGCRSLEELAIIITRHWPHTLGVDAVALALNIEGEGLRFERGETFKVDSRWVDRAMPHLPVDLRESEHGDPLFGRAAGNVRSEAAIRIEGAGISWGVLLVGQSSPIPVASNEGLALLHFLGRFLGVEIDRLTR; translated from the coding sequence ATGGGACAACTCATCTCATTCGAGGGGGAAGGCGTTGCACGCCTCCGGGACCGACTTGGCGAGGCCGAACAGGCACGCGAGCGGTTGATCGCATTCGCCCGTGGCCATTGCGCCGTCACGGGCGCCATCCATGAAGCCATCATCGAGGCGGGCGGTTGCCGCAGCCTTGAGGAACTGGCGATAATCATCACGCGCCACTGGCCGCATACGCTGGGCGTCGATGCCGTGGCGCTGGCGCTCAACATCGAGGGCGAGGGGCTTCGATTTGAGCGTGGCGAAACCTTCAAGGTGGACAGCCGCTGGGTCGATCGCGCCATGCCGCACCTTCCGGTCGACCTCAGGGAAAGCGAGCATGGCGACCCCCTGTTCGGCCGTGCGGCGGGCAATGTCCGCTCCGAAGCCGCGATCCGCATCGAGGGCGCTGGGATCAGTTGGGGTGTCCTGCTGGTCGGCCAGTCAAGCCCGATCCCGGTTGCCAGCAACGAAGGGCTCGCATTGCTCCATTTCCTCGGTCGTTTCCTGGGCGTAGAGATTGATCGTCTGACGCGCTAG
- a CDS encoding Tad domain-containing protein, which produces MIKAMKALLNDKRGNVLVLVGFSMPLLVGAAGLATDTVQWSLWKRQLQRAADSAAIAGVYALQKEVSASAAVSNDLLNTQNTGMALNKAAEVTHPTITGYKHVTRVDLEIQNELAFSSFFMTSAPIIRASATAAGRPGGDYCVVSLEDGTTTGIDIGGNADLDLGCGMITNAKSSNNAAEASGSAKVRATPIAAVGGINTTNKAWTDVDDFIPYSTAMDDPFAEVSPAPPSTCSGGANSTKPKKGDTATVKPGCYSSLSFAGQGTTVLEAGTYYVNGGDFSIGSQATVNATAGVTIVLTNTSTSSTAKIGSVNMNAGAELKITAPTTGDFANIAIYQDRRATDSGSGGSANSPNKINGGAATSIEGALYFPSQQVTYNGGAGTNVKCMQLVAKRVAFLGNANMTNKIVDGCPGITFKGSPVVRLIA; this is translated from the coding sequence ATGATCAAAGCGATGAAAGCTCTGCTGAACGACAAGCGCGGGAACGTGCTGGTGCTCGTCGGTTTTTCGATGCCGCTGCTGGTGGGCGCGGCGGGCCTGGCCACCGATACGGTGCAGTGGTCGCTGTGGAAACGCCAGCTCCAGCGCGCCGCCGACAGCGCAGCGATCGCGGGCGTGTACGCATTGCAGAAAGAGGTGTCCGCATCGGCGGCCGTCAGCAACGATCTGCTCAACACGCAGAATACGGGCATGGCGCTGAACAAGGCTGCGGAAGTGACCCATCCCACCATCACGGGCTACAAACATGTCACCCGGGTCGATCTGGAGATCCAGAACGAGTTGGCGTTCTCTTCCTTCTTCATGACGAGCGCCCCGATTATCCGAGCTTCGGCAACGGCCGCCGGACGCCCCGGCGGCGACTATTGCGTGGTCAGCCTTGAAGATGGCACGACGACTGGCATCGACATTGGCGGCAACGCCGATCTGGACCTTGGCTGCGGCATGATTACCAATGCCAAATCGTCAAACAACGCGGCCGAGGCAAGCGGCTCCGCCAAGGTCCGCGCGACCCCGATCGCTGCGGTCGGCGGGATCAACACGACCAACAAGGCGTGGACCGATGTCGACGACTTCATTCCCTATTCGACGGCGATGGACGATCCCTTTGCGGAGGTAAGCCCTGCACCCCCCTCGACCTGCTCTGGCGGTGCCAATTCGACCAAGCCGAAAAAGGGCGACACGGCGACTGTCAAACCCGGCTGCTACAGCAGCCTCAGCTTCGCGGGCCAGGGCACCACGGTGCTCGAAGCGGGGACCTATTACGTCAATGGCGGCGATTTCAGCATCGGATCGCAGGCAACCGTCAACGCGACCGCCGGCGTCACCATCGTGCTGACCAACACCAGCACCTCCAGCACGGCCAAGATTGGATCGGTCAACATGAACGCCGGTGCCGAACTCAAGATCACGGCGCCGACGACAGGCGACTTCGCCAATATCGCCATCTACCAGGATCGTCGTGCGACCGACTCGGGCTCGGGCGGTTCGGCCAACAGCCCCAACAAGATCAACGGCGGCGCCGCCACTTCGATCGAGGGCGCGCTCTACTTCCCGTCGCAGCAGGTGACCTACAATGGTGGTGCCGGCACCAACGTGAAGTGCATGCAGCTGGTCGCCAAGCGCGTCGCATTCTTGGGTAACGCCAACATGACCAACAAGATTGTCGATGGCTGCCCCGGCATCACCTTCAAGGGTAGCCCGGTCGTCCGGCTGATCGCGTAG
- a CDS encoding enoyl-CoA hydratase-related protein, translated as MAEQLKVERTHDGAVLAIEMARPEARNAITVAMYAALADAIESAAGDESIRLITLRGQGQDFTAGNDLMDFMQEMPQPGGDQDIPVWRFLRAMANNEVPILAGVQGNAVGIGTTMLFHCDLVVVEQGARFKMPFVDLGLVPEAASSLILPDLAGRRKAARYLLLGDRFDADEAEAIGLASHVAPEGELDRMVDEVVTRLLSLPVQALRLTQKLLRASDRQAVLTRMEMENAHFAERLSSDEPRQAIASFFSQRSKTP; from the coding sequence ATGGCAGAGCAGTTGAAGGTCGAACGGACGCATGACGGCGCCGTGCTGGCCATCGAAATGGCCCGACCCGAGGCGCGCAACGCGATAACGGTGGCGATGTATGCCGCGCTCGCCGATGCGATCGAAAGCGCGGCGGGCGACGAGAGCATTCGCCTGATCACCCTGCGCGGTCAGGGCCAGGATTTCACCGCCGGCAACGACCTGATGGATTTTATGCAGGAAATGCCGCAGCCGGGCGGTGACCAGGACATTCCGGTCTGGCGCTTCCTGCGCGCGATGGCGAACAATGAAGTGCCGATCCTGGCCGGGGTGCAGGGCAATGCTGTGGGCATCGGCACCACCATGTTGTTTCACTGCGACCTGGTGGTGGTGGAACAGGGCGCGCGCTTCAAGATGCCTTTCGTCGATCTGGGGCTGGTGCCCGAAGCAGCCAGCTCTCTGATCCTCCCCGATCTGGCGGGACGGCGCAAGGCAGCGCGATATCTGCTGCTGGGCGATCGTTTCGATGCGGACGAAGCCGAGGCCATCGGCCTGGCCAGCCATGTCGCGCCCGAAGGCGAACTCGATCGCATGGTCGATGAGGTGGTGACCCGCCTGTTGTCACTGCCCGTGCAGGCGCTGCGCCTGACCCAGAAACTGCTGCGCGCAAGCGACCGTCAGGCGGTGCTCACGCGCATGGAAATGGAAAATGCCCATTTCGCCGAGCGGCTGAGCAGCGATGAGCCCCGCCAGGCCATCGCGTCCTTCTTCTCCCAGCGGAGCAAAACGCCCTAG
- the gshB gene encoding glutathione synthase yields the protein MSLRVAVQMDPIESINIAGDSTFALMLEAQQRGHILFEYQPGALTYDEGRVRASGIRPVSVQREQGNHFTAGDRTTLDLGRDIDVVLMRQDPPFDIGYITATYLLERLKGETLVVNDPASVRDAPEKLFVLDYARFMPPTMISRSLDEVRDFLGRHGDIVLKPLHGKAGEGVFRIGKDGANLTSLAELFGAIWKEPYIAQAFLPAVSEGDKRIILVDGEVAGAINRVPAKGEIRSNLAAGGSAHKVELTTREQEICDALKPELKARGLLFVGIDVIGGNLTEINVTSPTGIVAMDGFNGSDTPGMIWDAIERRVGA from the coding sequence ATGAGCCTGAGAGTAGCCGTCCAGATGGATCCCATCGAATCCATCAACATCGCCGGGGATTCCACTTTCGCCTTGATGCTGGAAGCGCAACAGCGCGGCCATATTCTGTTCGAATATCAGCCGGGCGCGCTGACCTATGATGAAGGCCGCGTTCGCGCTTCGGGCATCCGCCCGGTCAGCGTGCAGCGCGAGCAAGGCAATCATTTCACGGCGGGCGACCGCACCACGCTGGACCTTGGCCGCGATATTGACGTGGTGCTGATGCGGCAGGATCCGCCTTTCGATATCGGCTATATTACCGCGACCTATCTGCTCGAGCGGCTGAAGGGCGAGACGCTGGTCGTCAACGATCCGGCCAGCGTGCGCGATGCGCCTGAAAAGCTGTTCGTGCTGGATTATGCCCGCTTCATGCCGCCGACCATGATCAGCCGCTCGCTCGATGAAGTACGCGATTTCCTTGGCCGCCATGGCGACATTGTCTTGAAGCCCCTCCACGGCAAGGCCGGCGAAGGCGTATTCCGCATCGGCAAGGACGGCGCCAACCTCACTTCGCTCGCCGAACTGTTCGGGGCGATCTGGAAAGAACCCTATATCGCGCAGGCCTTCCTGCCGGCGGTGAGCGAGGGCGACAAGCGCATCATCCTGGTCGATGGCGAAGTGGCGGGCGCGATCAATCGCGTGCCCGCCAAGGGCGAAATCCGCTCCAACCTCGCCGCCGGGGGCAGCGCGCATAAGGTCGAGCTGACAACCCGAGAACAGGAAATCTGCGACGCGCTGAAGCCCGAACTCAAGGCGCGCGGGCTGCTGTTCGTCGGCATCGACGTGATTGGCGGCAACCTCACCGAAATCAACGTGACCTCCCCCACCGGCATCGTCGCGATGGACGGCTTCAATGGTAGCGACACGCCCGGCATGATCTGGGACGCGATCGAGCGCAGGGTCGGCGCATGA
- the fsa gene encoding fructose-6-phosphate aldolase: MKFFADTADIDAIRELADTGLLDGVTTNPSLIKKAGRDIIEVTKEICTITTGPVSAEVVATEHDEMMREAEVLRKIADNIAIKVPLTKDGLKTCKKLTGDGTMVNVTLCFSANQALLAAKAGATFISPFVGRHDDVGYPGMELITDIRIIYDNYEFETQILVASVRNPIHIHDSAKLGADVMTAPPEVIWKLFNHPLTDKGLEAFLKDWESTGQKIG; encoded by the coding sequence ATGAAATTCTTCGCCGACACCGCCGATATCGATGCCATTCGCGAACTTGCCGATACCGGCCTGCTCGACGGCGTCACGACCAATCCCTCGCTGATCAAGAAAGCGGGCCGCGATATTATCGAGGTGACGAAGGAAATCTGCACCATCACCACTGGCCCGGTGTCGGCCGAAGTGGTCGCGACCGAGCATGACGAGATGATGCGCGAGGCCGAAGTGCTGCGCAAGATTGCCGACAATATCGCGATCAAGGTGCCGCTGACCAAAGATGGGCTGAAGACCTGCAAGAAGCTGACCGGCGATGGCACCATGGTCAACGTGACGCTGTGCTTTTCGGCCAACCAGGCGCTGCTGGCGGCCAAGGCCGGCGCGACCTTCATCTCGCCTTTTGTCGGGCGCCATGACGATGTCGGCTATCCCGGCATGGAGCTGATCACCGACATCCGAATCATCTATGACAATTATGAATTCGAAACACAGATCCTCGTCGCCAGCGTGCGCAACCCGATCCACATTCACGATTCGGCCAAGCTTGGCGCCGACGTCATGACGGCACCGCCCGAAGTGATCTGGAAGCTGTTCAACCACCCGCTGACCGACAAGGGGCTGGAAGCCTTTCTAAAGGATTGGGAATCCACCGGGCAGAAGATCGGTTAA
- a CDS encoding tyrosine recombinase XerC: MAGNDDIDDPLGGHPSRELVVRWGGHLAHDRRRSPHTVRAYQATAHRFIDFLGRHRGEKIGRFSLLTLQASDLRAFLAERRTEGLGASSAAREMSAVRAFLTFAAEDAGEVPQVPYTRAPKRPRTLPRAVAPDDATALAEDARDGAASDWIGKRDLAILLLLYGSGLRISEAMGLTAGILPLGSSVRVIGKGNKGRVVPILPAVGEAISAYVDAAPWPMGTSDPLFRGARGGALSADMVRRAVRAARQRLGLPDSLTPHALRHSFATHLLAGGADLRSLQELLGHASLSSTQVYTNVDAAHLLDVYRNAHPRAK, encoded by the coding sequence ATGGCGGGCAATGATGATATCGATGATCCCCTAGGCGGCCACCCGTCGCGCGAACTGGTCGTGCGCTGGGGGGGGCACTTAGCGCATGATCGTCGCCGCAGTCCGCATACGGTGCGCGCCTACCAGGCGACCGCGCATCGCTTCATCGACTTTCTGGGCCGGCATCGGGGCGAGAAGATCGGGCGCTTTTCGCTGCTGACGCTGCAGGCGAGCGATCTGCGCGCATTTCTGGCCGAACGGCGGACAGAGGGGCTTGGCGCAAGCTCGGCAGCACGTGAAATGTCGGCGGTACGCGCCTTCCTGACCTTTGCCGCCGAAGATGCCGGCGAAGTGCCGCAGGTCCCCTACACTCGCGCGCCCAAGCGTCCGCGCACCCTGCCGCGCGCGGTGGCGCCCGACGATGCCACTGCGCTCGCCGAAGATGCGCGCGACGGCGCGGCGAGCGACTGGATCGGCAAGCGCGATCTCGCCATTCTGCTCCTGCTCTACGGTTCCGGCCTGCGCATCTCCGAAGCGATGGGGCTGACGGCGGGGATCCTGCCGCTGGGCAGTAGCGTGCGCGTGATCGGCAAGGGCAATAAGGGGCGCGTGGTGCCGATCCTGCCGGCGGTGGGCGAAGCCATTTCCGCCTATGTCGATGCTGCGCCGTGGCCGATGGGGACCAGCGATCCCCTGTTTCGCGGCGCGCGGGGCGGGGCCTTGTCTGCAGATATGGTGCGCCGCGCGGTGCGGGCAGCGCGTCAACGGCTCGGCCTGCCGGACAGCCTGACGCCGCACGCCTTGCGCCACAGTTTCGCGACCCACTTGCTGGCAGGCGGTGCGGATCTTCGCTCGCTGCAGGAATTGCTGGGCCATGCCAGCCTCAGCTCGACGCAAGTCTATACCAATGTGGATGCGGCGCACTTGCTCGATGTTTATCGCAACGCCCATCCGCGCGCAAAATAG